A genomic window from Levilactobacillus yonginensis includes:
- a CDS encoding histidine phosphatase family protein — translation MKKFTAYFVRHGQTMLNHYNKVQGWVDSPLTEKGRADAVRAGKQLSNIKLAAAYSSDSGRTIETSRIALRQNQDNVNLVSYQYPEFREQCFGYFEGNDGNQMWQFVGAQVNLTSESDILGKYGLERARDLIRKADLYEDAEDDAMFWKRLDRGFDKLRANTKDGESVLVVSHGMTIRSIVDRYAPELDEGIPTINGSITKLEITDDDVHVDFFNRIDFQS, via the coding sequence ATGAAAAAGTTTACCGCTTATTTTGTTCGTCACGGTCAAACCATGCTGAATCATTACAATAAGGTTCAAGGTTGGGTTGACTCACCACTGACTGAAAAGGGCCGCGCGGATGCGGTTCGTGCGGGGAAACAACTCAGCAACATCAAACTCGCAGCTGCCTACAGCAGTGATTCGGGTCGGACCATTGAGACATCTCGGATAGCCTTACGGCAAAACCAAGACAACGTCAACCTCGTTTCCTACCAGTACCCTGAATTTCGGGAACAATGCTTTGGCTATTTCGAAGGTAATGACGGCAATCAGATGTGGCAATTCGTCGGTGCCCAGGTCAACTTGACCTCCGAATCCGATATCCTAGGTAAGTACGGGCTTGAACGGGCCCGGGACCTGATTCGGAAGGCTGACCTGTACGAAGACGCTGAAGACGACGCTATGTTCTGGAAACGACTTGACCGTGGCTTTGATAAGCTCCGTGCCAACACCAAAGACGGCGAATCAGTCTTAGTGGTCTCTCACGGAATGACAATTCGTTCAATCGTTGATCGATACGCACCAGAATTGGATGAAGGTATTCCGACTATTAACGGGAGTATCACTAAACTTGAAATCACAGATGATGACGTCCACGTTGACTTCTTCAATCGGATTGATTTCCAGTCCTAA
- a CDS encoding PspC domain-containing protein, translated as MKNIHRSRSNQVFAGVIGGLAEHFDWNVGVARLLFVVLTITPVFPGLIVYLILWMIMGDPV; from the coding sequence ATGAAGAACATTCATCGCTCCCGTTCAAACCAAGTATTTGCAGGAGTTATTGGCGGCTTAGCTGAACATTTCGATTGGAACGTCGGTGTTGCTCGGTTACTTTTTGTCGTTTTAACCATCACACCAGTATTTCCCGGCTTAATTGTCTATTTAATTCTCTGGATGATCATGGGAGACCCCGTTTAA
- a CDS encoding hydroxymethylglutaryl-CoA synthase, whose protein sequence is MTVTVGIDKIGFYTPGMYLDMTDLAHARHDDPNKYLIGIGQSKQAVIPPTQDVVTMAANAASQFMTPAIKSDIAMVLFGTESGIDNSKATAVYLAHLLDLPQTTRAVEIKQACYGATAGLQLAADYVRVHPNAKVLVVGADIARYGLRTAGEVTQGGGAVAFLVTANPQILALDAVSSYHTEDVMDFWRPVYRTEALVDGKYSTNVYLDFFKTVWADYQQQTSRKIADFDAFVFHIPFTKMGRKGLRQILPEATPGHQAELTAAFEASQEDNRNVGNLYTGSLYLSFLSLLRHGNLSAGQQIGFFSYGSGAEGEFFSGRVQPDYQQGYDESAISQLLAKRRRVSVAEYEEIFNQRLDTTGRDQRLALGEESAKYYLAGRLNEQRQYRVQK, encoded by the coding sequence ATGACGGTGACGGTTGGTATTGATAAAATAGGATTTTATACGCCAGGAATGTATCTGGATATGACTGATTTAGCCCACGCTCGGCATGATGATCCTAATAAATACTTGATTGGGATTGGTCAGTCCAAACAGGCAGTGATCCCACCAACCCAGGACGTTGTGACGATGGCCGCAAACGCTGCTAGTCAGTTTATGACACCGGCAATTAAATCAGATATTGCCATGGTATTGTTTGGAACTGAATCCGGTATCGATAATTCCAAGGCGACTGCCGTTTATTTAGCGCACCTCTTGGATTTGCCACAAACGACCCGGGCGGTGGAAATTAAACAAGCCTGCTATGGTGCCACGGCAGGGCTACAACTTGCGGCGGATTATGTTCGCGTCCATCCCAACGCCAAAGTATTGGTTGTGGGTGCTGACATTGCGCGATATGGGTTGCGAACGGCCGGTGAGGTCACGCAAGGTGGCGGTGCAGTGGCATTCTTAGTGACGGCTAATCCGCAAATCCTAGCGCTCGATGCAGTCAGCAGTTATCACACCGAAGACGTGATGGATTTTTGGCGACCGGTTTATCGGACAGAAGCCCTAGTCGATGGTAAGTATTCAACGAACGTTTACTTAGACTTCTTTAAGACGGTGTGGGCGGACTATCAACAACAAACGTCCCGCAAGATTGCCGATTTTGATGCGTTTGTTTTCCATATTCCGTTTACCAAGATGGGTCGCAAGGGGTTGCGGCAAATTTTGCCAGAGGCCACGCCAGGCCATCAAGCGGAGCTGACTGCAGCGTTTGAGGCGAGTCAGGAAGATAATCGCAACGTTGGGAATCTTTATACTGGGTCTTTGTACCTAAGCTTTCTTTCACTTCTTCGGCACGGAAACTTAAGCGCTGGCCAGCAAATTGGGTTCTTTAGCTATGGTTCCGGTGCGGAGGGTGAATTCTTTAGTGGTCGAGTACAACCTGATTATCAGCAGGGTTACGACGAATCAGCTATTAGCCAACTGTTGGCCAAACGGCGACGGGTTTCCGTGGCTGAATATGAAGAAATCTTTAATCAACGACTTGATACCACTGGTAGGGATCAGCGATTGGCACTTGGTGAGGAATCAGCCAAATACTATTTAGCCGGCCGCTTAAATGAGCAACGGCAATATAGAGTTCAAAAATAA
- the ndk gene encoding nucleoside-diphosphate kinase — protein sequence MANSEKTLVLVKPDGVAEGHIGEIISRFERKRFQISALKVVSATDEQLRQHYREQVEKPYFHEIETYMKEGPLVAIIVTGTDVVKAVHHLAGKTRSNDAQPGTIRGDFAHEYPDGILRNIIHTSDSRENAHHEIAIWFPELAVAAHKQSSNKK from the coding sequence ATGGCAAATTCTGAAAAGACTTTAGTATTAGTTAAACCCGACGGCGTTGCCGAAGGTCATATTGGTGAAATTATTTCTCGGTTCGAACGTAAACGATTCCAGATTTCTGCATTAAAGGTTGTCAGTGCAACTGACGAACAACTAAGACAACATTATCGAGAGCAGGTTGAAAAACCCTACTTCCATGAAATTGAAACCTACATGAAGGAAGGACCACTTGTTGCAATCATCGTAACTGGGACTGATGTTGTCAAAGCGGTCCATCACTTGGCCGGTAAGACCCGGTCAAATGATGCCCAACCAGGAACAATTCGCGGTGACTTTGCTCACGAGTACCCAGATGGCATTTTGCGAAATATTATCCATACCTCTGACAGTCGTGAAAACGCCCACCACGAAATTGCTATCTGGTTCCCAGAACTGGCAGTAGCTGCTCACAAACAAAGTAGTAACAAGAAATAA
- a CDS encoding PPK2 family polyphosphate kinase has product MSTENSYRYTGERSVDLSQLATKASRVPETSVINNAIEANVAALSDLQSRLYSQQQAGVIIILQGMDTAGKDGLIRHVFSGLNPAGTSVVSFKQPTHLQLDHDFLWRINQELPRRGEIRVFNRSQYEDVLISRVHPEIILGQNLPGITKLADVDDRFFAKRYGDLRNYEKYLRHQGFVTIKFFLHLSKEEQTKRFERRIEIPSKNWKFSPSDMTERTFWQDYQIAYTKMLEHTSTKKQPWYLIPADDKAVARLIVSNILVERLRELDPSYPVVSAAEQEKLKTILRQLKEGEL; this is encoded by the coding sequence ATGAGTACGGAAAATAGTTATCGGTATACGGGAGAGCGGTCGGTGGACCTCTCTCAGCTGGCAACTAAGGCTAGTCGCGTTCCTGAGACCAGCGTCATCAACAACGCTATAGAGGCTAACGTAGCCGCGTTGAGTGACCTACAAAGTCGGCTTTACTCCCAACAACAGGCAGGGGTCATCATTATTTTACAGGGGATGGATACGGCTGGTAAGGACGGTCTTATTCGACACGTGTTTAGCGGATTAAATCCCGCGGGAACTAGTGTAGTGAGTTTTAAGCAACCGACCCATCTTCAATTGGATCATGATTTCCTGTGGCGAATAAATCAGGAATTGCCAAGGCGAGGAGAAATTCGGGTATTTAACCGCTCGCAATATGAAGATGTCCTAATTAGTCGGGTTCATCCGGAAATCATTCTGGGTCAGAATCTCCCAGGAATTACAAAATTAGCGGATGTTGATGACCGGTTCTTTGCAAAACGATATGGTGACTTGCGCAATTACGAAAAGTATTTGCGTCACCAAGGGTTTGTGACGATTAAATTCTTTCTCCATCTATCTAAGGAGGAACAGACCAAGCGGTTTGAACGACGAATCGAAATTCCTAGCAAAAATTGGAAGTTCTCGCCAAGTGATATGACCGAGCGAACGTTTTGGCAGGACTATCAAATTGCCTATACCAAGATGCTGGAACATACGTCTACCAAGAAGCAACCTTGGTACCTAATTCCGGCTGATGACAAGGCAGTGGCCCGACTAATTGTTTCCAATATTTTAGTTGAACGGTTGCGTGAGTTAGATCCAAGTTATCCGGTTGTGAGTGCAGCAGAACAAGAAAAGCTTAAAACTATCTTGAGGCAGCTCAAAGAAGGAGAGTTGTGA